Proteins encoded by one window of Chondromyces crocatus:
- the gatC gene encoding Asp-tRNA(Asn)/Glu-tRNA(Gln) amidotransferase subunit GatC, whose product MKDAAPPPDQASPLQREQVLALARLAHLDLTDEEADSLTGDLERILVYIRQLESLDVSDVPPTANLEIEGARLREDEPSPSLPRDVALGQAPRVQEGGFEVPAFVDEG is encoded by the coding sequence ATGAAGGACGCAGCCCCGCCCCCGGACCAAGCTTCCCCCCTCCAGCGCGAGCAGGTGCTGGCCCTCGCGCGACTCGCGCACCTCGATCTCACGGACGAAGAGGCGGACAGCCTCACCGGGGATCTGGAGCGCATCCTGGTCTACATCCGGCAGCTCGAGTCGCTCGACGTGTCGGACGTGCCACCGACGGCGAACCTGGAGATCGAGGGTGCCCGGCTCCGGGAGGACGAGCCGTCGCCCAGCCTGCCGCGGGACGTCGCGCTCGGGCAGGCGCCGCGGGTACAAGAGGGTGGCTTCGAGGTTCCCGCCTTCGTGGATGAAGGGTGA